A part of Paenibacillus donghaensis genomic DNA contains:
- a CDS encoding LacI family DNA-binding transcriptional regulator, which produces MIEISTIKEVAILAGVSPATVSRVITQKGNISSETRAKVYSAMEQIKYVPMQSQSQSKSATISFSIARDPKEMLGNPFFSDVLCGISDAAKKLDYNVQFSLYYTAQEQIEKTIQLFKRKQANGFIFTSVMSSDKDLLLKSMQDKGIPFVMIGSSLNHSVFSVHNDNVRDSYMATKYMLGKGYRNILFLTPNLKQDVMYDRIHGFQRAIEESGEDASAHIVNCSNEEVDIARALDKVIEDGVNFDAILTMECIMSLIAMKYCQSRNMNVPQDVGILSFNNAPYLDNVSPSITGLNLNPSVLGAEAFQLLYELIDTKPQAMVQKSVTLPSEIIERQSTQRVFK; this is translated from the coding sequence GTGATTGAAATCTCTACTATTAAAGAAGTTGCTATTCTCGCTGGCGTATCACCCGCTACCGTATCCAGAGTGATCACCCAGAAGGGGAATATTTCCAGTGAGACTAGAGCCAAAGTATACTCTGCCATGGAGCAGATCAAATATGTGCCGATGCAATCACAGTCGCAAAGTAAATCCGCAACAATCAGCTTCTCGATCGCGAGAGATCCCAAAGAAATGCTCGGGAATCCCTTTTTCAGTGATGTGCTTTGCGGAATATCGGATGCGGCCAAGAAACTCGATTACAACGTCCAATTCTCGCTTTATTATACTGCTCAGGAACAGATTGAGAAGACGATTCAGCTGTTTAAGAGGAAGCAGGCGAACGGGTTTATCTTTACCAGTGTCATGTCCTCGGATAAGGATTTATTGTTGAAAAGCATGCAGGACAAGGGTATCCCATTCGTTATGATCGGGAGCAGCCTGAACCATAGCGTATTCTCCGTCCATAATGATAATGTTCGGGATAGTTACATGGCTACCAAATATATGCTGGGTAAAGGCTATCGCAACATTCTGTTTCTGACTCCTAATCTAAAGCAAGATGTCATGTATGACCGGATTCATGGATTTCAGCGGGCAATTGAAGAGAGCGGTGAGGATGCTTCGGCGCATATCGTGAATTGCAGCAACGAAGAAGTGGATATTGCGAGAGCTCTGGATAAGGTGATAGAAGATGGCGTCAACTTCGATGCGATCCTGACGATGGAGTGCATTATGTCTTTGATTGCAATGAAATATTGCCAAAGCAGGAATATGAATGTGCCGCAAGACGTCGGAATACTGTCCTTTAATAATGCCCCCTATTTAGACAATGTATCACCATCAATTACCGGCTTGAACTTAAACCCCTCTGTACTTGGGGCGGAAGCGTTCCAGCTCCTGTATGAACTGATAGATACTAAGCCGCAGGCGATGGTACAGAAGAGTGTAACGCTGCCTTCGGAAATTATTGAGCGGCAGTCTACTCAACGTGTCTTCAAGTAG
- a CDS encoding histidinol-phosphatase, with translation MFDLHTHHERCGHAVGSLEDYIEKAIAKDVQILGISDHSPYFFADEDQPYPGLAMAKSEFSNYVEEIMRLKKKYEGHIELLIGVESDVFKEYIHLYGQVYARFPLDYVIGSIHFTSPFKILKGLDWNAASDQERQTEFKRFMELTQLIIQSNWVNIIGHLDRFNRGFSSFAEMLAPHMDSILKMLAEKGVALEVNTSGFRNSEVWYPSMEVIERAHFFGLDVTFASDAHHPDRIGDGWEMVRDILRNIGYKRWVIFRQRRPVYLDIQF, from the coding sequence GTGTTTGATTTACACACGCATCACGAACGATGCGGCCATGCTGTAGGTTCACTGGAGGATTATATAGAGAAAGCAATAGCAAAAGATGTACAGATTCTTGGTATTTCGGATCATTCGCCTTATTTCTTTGCAGATGAGGACCAGCCATATCCGGGATTGGCAATGGCAAAAAGTGAATTTTCCAACTATGTGGAAGAGATCATGCGCTTGAAGAAGAAATACGAGGGCCACATCGAGCTGCTGATCGGCGTTGAATCGGATGTATTTAAGGAATATATTCATCTATATGGTCAAGTCTATGCCCGCTTTCCCCTCGATTATGTCATAGGGTCGATTCACTTTACTTCCCCGTTCAAAATATTGAAAGGCTTGGATTGGAATGCCGCTTCCGATCAGGAACGACAAACGGAATTTAAACGGTTTATGGAGCTGACACAGCTTATTATTCAGAGCAACTGGGTTAATATCATCGGCCATCTGGACAGGTTTAACCGGGGGTTCTCATCATTCGCGGAGATGCTTGCTCCCCATATGGACTCCATCCTTAAAATGCTGGCAGAAAAAGGTGTCGCACTGGAAGTGAATACAAGCGGATTCCGTAATTCCGAGGTGTGGTACCCTTCTATGGAAGTGATTGAGCGGGCCCACTTTTTTGGATTGGATGTTACATTTGCCTCTGATGCGCATCATCCGGACCGGATTGGAGACGGGTGGGAAATGGTCCGAGATATCCTGCGGAATATAGGCTATAAACGTTGGGTCATTTTCAGACAGCGGAGGCCTGTTTATTTGGATATTCAATTTTGA
- a CDS encoding MgtC/SapB family protein — MGFISSSIWEITYLDMTLRILLALLLGGLIGLEREINNHAAGFRTHILVCVGSATIMLLSIYGFSDFVNETSVRMDPARLAAQVITGIGFLGAGAIIRTGSYVSGLTTAASIWIVSAIGLCVGAGFYFGAVLVSFLVLVSLFVFNKWEKYMLGKYKKHELSMEIYDRQDILGKIVEVLGEQGIQIHKLRVQSNKKEELPQTVWVQISIKMSPAGKIMKAVSAISALDEVLSIEVPTFSNLTKVPMSPEQSVKG; from the coding sequence ATGGGCTTCATAAGTTCAAGCATATGGGAGATTACTTATCTGGATATGACTCTGCGTATATTGCTGGCCTTATTGCTCGGCGGATTGATCGGGCTTGAGCGGGAGATTAACAATCATGCAGCTGGATTCCGCACCCATATCCTGGTTTGTGTCGGCTCTGCAACCATTATGTTGCTGTCTATCTACGGATTTAGTGACTTCGTGAATGAGACCAGTGTCCGCATGGACCCTGCCCGTCTGGCGGCGCAAGTCATCACCGGGATTGGTTTTCTGGGAGCGGGGGCTATTATTCGTACGGGCTCCTATGTTTCTGGGTTAACGACAGCGGCTTCAATCTGGATCGTATCGGCTATCGGTCTCTGTGTAGGAGCGGGATTTTATTTCGGAGCGGTACTGGTTTCTTTTCTGGTGCTGGTCAGCTTGTTTGTATTCAATAAGTGGGAGAAGTACATGCTGGGTAAGTACAAGAAGCACGAACTAAGCATGGAAATTTATGACCGTCAGGATATTCTGGGGAAGATTGTGGAGGTATTAGGAGAGCAGGGTATACAAATTCACAAACTCAGAGTTCAATCTAATAAGAAGGAAGAGCTTCCGCAGACTGTATGGGTTCAAATAAGTATTAAGATGTCCCCGGCAGGCAAGATTATGAAGGCAGTCAGCGCCATTTCCGCTTTGGATGAAGTGCTCTCCATCGAGGTGCCGACTTTCTCTAATCTTACCAAAGTTCCTATGAGTCCCGAGCAATCGGTCAAAGGATAA
- a CDS encoding 3'-5' exonuclease, which translates to MDYIILDIEFNGRKFASEHPMEVIEIGAVRLDASLQYKDEFSSLIKPIYFSTLNSFIKKKTGIPQEDIDVADRFPKVIAAFRAWLDLSTDGVLLLTWGGEDMKRIIQDVRMHKIDDAYWMQATYFDLLKGLLRARGLSNDVSVEGAMALLELEPSGSAHRALDDAKMTAEIFRALFTDLDFERAQHYKDTFSNARERKTVKVAIKAMTSQKIVPTWELVEEHYFPDKTVLADPRKLAELQAYFAAQTGAK; encoded by the coding sequence GTGGATTATATTATTCTGGACATCGAATTCAACGGCCGTAAGTTTGCCAGCGAGCACCCTATGGAGGTCATTGAGATTGGAGCTGTCCGGTTAGACGCTTCATTGCAATATAAGGATGAATTCTCTTCCTTGATCAAACCCATATATTTCTCTACCCTCAATTCCTTCATCAAGAAAAAAACCGGTATCCCGCAAGAGGACATTGATGTCGCGGACCGTTTCCCCAAGGTCATTGCCGCCTTCCGGGCCTGGCTGGACCTCAGTACCGACGGTGTGCTGCTGCTCACCTGGGGCGGTGAGGACATGAAGCGGATCATCCAGGATGTGCGCATGCACAAGATCGATGATGCCTACTGGATGCAGGCGACGTATTTCGATCTGCTGAAGGGATTGCTTCGAGCACGGGGCCTCAGCAATGATGTCAGCGTCGAAGGGGCCATGGCCCTGCTGGAGCTGGAGCCGTCCGGCTCGGCCCACCGCGCGCTGGATGATGCCAAGATGACCGCGGAGATCTTCCGCGCGCTCTTCACGGATCTCGACTTCGAACGCGCTCAGCATTACAAGGACACCTTCTCGAACGCGCGCGAACGCAAGACGGTCAAGGTGGCCATCAAGGCGATGACCTCGCAGAAGATTGTGCCCACCTGGGAACTGGTCGAGGAGCACTACTTCCCCGACAAAACCGTCCTCGCCGACCCCCGCAAGCTCGCAGAGCTGCAGGCGTATTTCGCGGCCCAGACCGGGGCGAAATAG
- a CDS encoding sugar ABC transporter permease, whose protein sequence is MVNKLKLKNILSTTMLHLALLVIAIVTIYPALWVVLASFRPGTALYSEHLIPERFTLVHYRSLFELFPFAEWYVNTLKIAVVSMVCSTFFVLLTGYAFSRFRFYGRKGLMTSLFVLGMFPSFMSMIAVYILLLNMNLLNTHSALIFVYSAGAAMGYLLVKGYFDTIPRSLEEAARIDGANHWIVFFRIFVPLSRPLIVYLSVTSFAGAFNDFIFAQLVLRTKEQQTLAVGLYNMVSSQFSTQFTLFAAGCVLVALPITLIFMFLQRFLVEGLTAGAEKG, encoded by the coding sequence ATGGTGAATAAGCTGAAGCTGAAAAATATATTAAGCACTACAATGCTTCACTTGGCACTCCTTGTTATTGCGATTGTGACCATCTACCCGGCGCTATGGGTCGTATTGGCTTCCTTTCGGCCGGGAACAGCGTTATACAGTGAGCATCTCATTCCAGAGCGATTTACATTAGTGCATTATAGAAGCTTGTTCGAGCTCTTCCCATTTGCAGAGTGGTATGTCAACACCCTTAAGATCGCAGTTGTTTCGATGGTGTGCAGTACTTTTTTTGTTCTGTTGACGGGCTATGCCTTTTCGCGATTTCGATTCTATGGACGTAAAGGCCTTATGACCTCATTGTTTGTACTCGGAATGTTCCCGTCTTTCATGAGTATGATCGCTGTTTATATTCTGCTTTTGAATATGAATCTGCTAAATACCCATTCCGCATTGATATTTGTCTATTCGGCGGGAGCCGCCATGGGGTATCTGCTGGTTAAGGGATATTTCGACACTATACCAAGAAGCCTGGAAGAAGCCGCAAGAATAGACGGAGCCAATCATTGGATCGTATTCTTCAGAATCTTTGTACCGCTGTCCAGGCCTTTAATCGTGTACCTGTCAGTGACATCGTTTGCCGGAGCGTTCAATGACTTTATCTTCGCACAGCTGGTATTGCGAACGAAGGAGCAGCAGACGCTTGCTGTTGGACTATACAACATGGTGAGCAGCCAGTTCTCTACGCAATTTACGCTGTTCGCAGCAGGGTGTGTACTGGTCGCGTTGCCGATTACACTAATATTCATGTTCCTTCAACGGTTTCTAGTGGAAGGTCTGACTGCAGGCGCGGAAAAAGGATAA